The following are encoded together in the Oreochromis niloticus isolate F11D_XX linkage group LG12, O_niloticus_UMD_NMBU, whole genome shotgun sequence genome:
- the pggt1b gene encoding geranylgeranyl transferase type-1 subunit beta produces the protein MAEEENEFEEFEQIDFLRDRHVRFFQRTLQVLPERYASLETTRLTIVFFALSGLDVLDALDVIDRNVMIEYIYSLQVLPTEDQSNLSRCGFRGSSHIGIPYSTKGPGVLHPYDSGHVAMTYTGLCSLLILGDDLSRVNKQACLAGLRALQLEDGSFYAVPEGSENDIRFIYCAASICYMLDNWSGMDIQKAIEYIRGSLSYDSGFGQGAGRESHGGWTYCAIASLCLMGRLEEALSQRELDRIRRWCIMRQQSGFHGRPNKPVDTCYSFWVGATLELLDVFQYTNFEKNRSFILSTQDRLVGGFAKWPDSHPDPLHAYLGLCGLSLIGEPNLRKVHPGLNITQRAFQHLQQLQQTWRDSTDTCERQH, from the exons ATGGCGGAAGAGGAGAACGAGTTTGAAGAATTTGAGCAAATAGACTTTTTAAGAGATCGACATGTGCGATTCTTTCAGCGAACACTTCAGGTGTTACCTGAGAGATACGCCTCACTGGAAACGACCAG GTTGACCATCGTGTTTTTCGCCCTGTCTGGTCTGGATGTGCTGGATGCCCTAGATGTGATTGATCGGAACGTCATGATTGAGTACATCTACTCACTACAGGTTCTGCCTACTGAGGATC aATCCAACCTAAGTCGATGTGGGTTTCGGGGATCATCACATATTGGAATCCCTTACAGCACTAAG GGCCCAGGTGTGCTCCATCCATATGACAGTGGCCATGTAGCTATGACCTATACTGGGCTGTGCTCACTGCTGATACTTGGAGATGACCTGAGCCGGGTTAACAAGCAGGCCTGTCTGGCTGGTCTGAGGGCGCTGCAGCTGGAGGATGGCAG TTTTTACGCAGTGCCAGAAGGAAGTGAGAATGATATACGCTTTATCTACTGTGCAGCCAGTATCTGTTACATGCTGGACAACTGGTCAGGCATGGACATCCAAAAGGCCATTGAATACATCCGAGGAAGTTTG TCCTATGACAGCGGGTTTGGCCAGGGAGCTGGGCGAGAGTCACATG GCGGCTGGACGTACTGCGCCATAGCCTCTCTGTGTCTGATGGGTCGACTGGAGGAGGCGCTGAGTCAGCGGGAACTGGACCGGATCCGGCGCTGGTGCATCATGAGGCAGCAGAGCGGTTTCCACGGCCGCCCAAACAAACCCGTAGATACATGCTACTCCTTTTGGGTGGGAGCTACATTAGAG CTGTTAGACGTGTTCCAGTATACGAACTTTGAAAAGAACCGGAGCTTCATCCTGTCCACGCAGGATCGGTTGGTGGGCGGCTTCGCCAAGTGGCCAGACAGCCATCCAG ATCCTCTTCATGCATACTTAGGGCTATGTGGTCTGTCCCTGATTGGAGAGCCCAATCTGAGGAAGGTCCACCCCGGTCTTAACATCACCCAGAGAGCCTTTCAGCACCTCCAACAGCTGCAGCAGACATGGAGAGACAGCACCGACACCTGCGAGCGTCAGCACTGA